One Perognathus longimembris pacificus isolate PPM17 chromosome 13, ASM2315922v1, whole genome shotgun sequence genomic window, tccttgagctgtttttgctcaaggctagcactctgctacttgagccaccacttctggccttttctgtgtatgtggtactgaggaattgaacccagggcattgtgcaggctaggcaagtactttaccactaagctcaACTCCTGGCCCTCATGATTCTTTTGTTTcaagtataactttttttttctggcagtactaggtcttgaactcatgatcttgtacttgctagacagggaTTCTCTAACAAATCACATACCTAgctctcttttgcttttgttatttttcagatagaggctTGTCCCCTCACACTCCCAAACAGAGTGGATCTCAAaaaccttcctacctgtgcctcttgagtagcagggattatagaTGCAAATCCCCACACCAGTTTATTTGCCGAGACAaggtctcattgacttttttccttgggctggcctcaaactactatTTTCCTTATTCGAAGTTTGAGACACTGGACCCAGCTCAAAAGAAGAGTAGCTTTTagtaaaacagtttttttttttttaaataataagataTCCCTCCTAGATTTCTTCtccttctcagcctccagggttgaACTGGGCCAGGCAGAGAACAGCTCCGGCTGCATACAGTCAGCAACACTGGGGAGGTGGAGAATCTCCTTTATGGAGGTGTTGTAGTTCTCaatttttcagaatcttcttgTCACCTTTTGTCGCCATGTCATTAAGCAATACTTACTCTCCTGCTTATAAGGGTCTCAATAGAAGCCAACCTAATACTTGCATTATGCTCTCAGCCTCAAAAACCCTGAACCAAAATAAACAACTTTCCTTAGAAATCACTCAGTCTCCGGCATTTCGTGATAACAACAGAAAACAGTAAGATAGAGAGCATCCTATGATTGTCAAGCAACCATTGCAATATTCACTGCCCAACAGATCAGCCATTGTCTCCATGAAAAATGAGATAGGAGCTGAGAGCAGTGTCTCATGCTTCACTTTATATTCTTTCAGAAGGCCTGGGAGTCAGCCTAGCCTGTGGCATGTGACCTTTATTTGAATGGCAGTAGACACAGCACTAACAAGGTTGGACTCTGAAAATACATTGTCTGGGTTCCAACTGTAGTGGCTGCTTTCTGGCTGTATGATTCTGACATTATATAACCTAAGTTGCAGTTTTCTTGCCTGGGAAAGGTTGCCTATGGTTAACATATGTAAAGCCCTTAAAGTGGCTGGCATACAGTAGATCatgttgactttttatttttttatttggtgggtctaggagcttgaactctgggcctgggcactgtccctgacctcttcagctcaaggctagtgctctaccccttgagccaccgcaccatttccagttttctggtggttaatcggaaatgagtctcacagactttactgcctgggttggcttggaaccatgatccccagatctcagcttcctgagattctcagctaggattacatgcgtgagccaccagcacctggccttaatattttttttaatacttgttCAGCTATATTAAGTAACAGAAGTCGCGATTCTCTGCTACTCTAGAGGGAAGTTTCATTCCAAAATGCAGGGTCTCTCTGCTGTGCTAAAGGAAAACAAGGGAAGGACCGATCTTATTCAGCTTAGAGTTGTCCCCTCTACGGTGCGCAGTGACATCAAGGACTCACACAAAGAGGTAAAACTGAAGTTAAAACACATGCTTACATGAAAATCACCCCCCTCCTTGCCTCTCAAGGCTTCCATGTTTGCTCTAACCTCTGCACTCCTACCTCCTGTTGCCATACGTTCCCTATTCAATGTCCCTTAGCAGCTCTGTGAGGACAAAGACCCAATCTGTCTTGTTCACTGGCATTCCCAAGTTCAGAAGATGAAGCTCAGGAAATACTGGGTTGAATGAAAAGGAGTGGTTTTTAAAATAAGTGGGGCTGAGGTGGCCATGATCTGTGTTGGTGAAACCAAAGTTCTGGAGAGGGTTGTGggtgtgggggaagggcagctagGAAGTTGAGTCTCATGGCAACAGCCACAGCATCTTTTGGCCTTCTGCCTCATTTCAAACACAGGGATTCTATAGACTTTAATGACTGACATACAACTACACATCCTAAAactgttttattaaaaaagaaaaaaagaaaaaccaaacaaaggcCCAATCCAAGAACTCTTGGTTCTGGGAGTCTGGGAGCAGCTTAGGTCTGTGGGGAAAGGTAGACCTGGAAGACAGTACTGGCGTCCCTGCAGCCCTGGGAAGTGCAGGGGCACAATGACGGGGCCAAGGAACCCTTCATCCACGTcacgggtgtgggggggggggctcaatcCCCAGAGAGAGTAAGGATAGGCAGCTCTAGATGGCCCTTGGACCTCTTGTTAAAATCACCAACCAGTTGGGGAAAAGGAGAGGGTGGACCCAGGGCTCCATCTGGGCTCTCGGCGCCATCCCCAAAGACGGGGTTCAGCCTAGGCGGGGAGGCAGGCTCAGATGGGGAGAGGCACCCCCAAACTTGGCATAGGACTCTTATGCCACGGGGAAGAGAGGGCCCGCATGGGGCAGAACCTGGAGACGGCCTCGTCCGTGGAGGGCCGGGCGGGAGCGGGGCTCCGGGATGCCGGTGGAGCTCAGGGGCCCTGGGGGCTCCGGTGCAGTACTCTAATAGGCCGAGGTGGGGGATTGTCCGGGACAGGCTCGGGCCGGGGCCGTGCCCCGCCGCGGCGCTTCTGCTTGCGCAGCAGGTAGTTCGAGTACTGCACCTCGGGCATGGCCAGTTTCAGGCAGGCCTCGGTGGCTGGGCCAGCACCGCCGCCGGGCAAGTCGTACCCCATGATGTCCACCTTGCGGCTGGGCTGCCAGGGTTGCAGCTGCTTGGTGCGGATCTGCGCGGCCGGGCGCAGCACGGGCTCGTCGCCGAAGCAGCGGCGCAGCAAGCGCTGCCGGGCCTCGCGCAGCTCGCGCGCCTCGCGCTCCACGCATGCGCGCCCGGCGCGCGCCACGCGGCGCCAGAAGGTGGCGTTGAAGTGGTCGTAGAGGCCGGCGTCGAGCGCGTTCCAGGCGCGCGCGGCCCGCGCCAGCGCCGCGGGGATGGCGGCCAGGCGCGAGGTGGCCGCGCGCGCGTTGAGCTTGGCGTAGAGCACGTCGTCCAGGTCCCAGGCCAGCAGGCGCCGCAGCAGCACGAGAGACTCGTCGAAGTACTCGGCGATCATGACCAGCGAGAAGACCTCCTCGACCTGGCGGATGAGGCCCGCCAGGTAGGCGGCGTCGTGCGGGCCGCGCTCGTTGTCGCCGCCCAGGTCGTAGGCCAGCGTGTTGTGCGCGAACATGGCGAAGTGCTCGCCCGCGCGGTAGTAGGCCTCGGGCGCGCGCAGGAAGGCCTCGAGGGACGCGTTGGGGACGCGCCGGAAGGCGGGGCAGTACTGGTTGTAATAGCTGAAGAGAGACTCGAACATGGCGGCCGGCTCGCGCAGGATAGTGACGTAGACGGTGCCCGGCGGCATGAGGCGCTGGAGCTCGGCGCGGTCGAAGCGCAGGTGGCTGGCCAGCACCTGTGGCGGCCGCGTGGCCGGGTGCACGAAGTGCGCCGAGAAGTTTCGCGGGTAGCAGAACTGATGCTCGCAGCTCGGGTGCGGCAGGGCTACCGTGAGATTGTGGCGTTCGGCGAAGCGGAACAGGATGTTCTGCACCGTGGTGCCCGCCGTCTTGTGTGTCTTTAGGAAGGCCACGGTCGTGTGCTTGGGGCGTGGTGGCGACGCCCGCAGGGGCGGGCAGCTCAGGGGGAACAGCTTGGGGTACCTGCAAGGCCCGGAGGGCGTGTGAGAAAGCAtgaccctgcccctccccagcgATGGTAAGTGTCCCACCATCCATCGTTGGCATACGGGTTTTACAAAACCCCTTGGAAGAGTAGAGGCAGGTGGTAGGCAGCCAGTAAGATGAGCCTTGCCAACCCCACTGTCCTGTTGGATTGTGCACGGATGGACTTATTGATGTGCCTAAGCTACAGGATAGGACAGAAGTGATGGACTGTAATACCAGATTATAACAGATGCATTGCATCCATCTTAgagtttttctctctttcactttctGCAGTGTACCACCTTGGGGGGGAGTGAGGGGGAAGCAAGCTGCTATTTTGGTGGGCAGCCCTCTAGGAAAGAATCATATGACAGTAGTCCTCAAGAAACTGAGGTCCtgggcgggggatatggcctagtggcaaagagtgcttgcctcgtatacaagaggccctggtttcaattccccagcaccacatatacagaaaacggccagaagcggcgctgtggctcaagtggcagagtgctagccttgagcaaaaagaagccagggacagtgctcaggccctgagtccaagccccaggactggccaaaaaaaaaaaaaaaaggattaaagcCTGTTGAACCATTTGTGTGAGCCTAAAgggtgtctcttttttttttttttttttttttttttttttagggtgtcTCTTCTAATCAAGCCCCTGACAGACAACTTGACCGCAGACTCGTAAAAGACCTTGAAACCCAAGTATCTACATATGTATGACTTCAAGGAGACTGAAAGTTTAGGAAAAACTGCTACTGCTGAGGATGTAGAGTTCGGCACTCTAAAATTACTTGTTTGCCTATACTATAGATACAATAGTTCTGAGCACCTGTAACTTGAAAATGCATGCAATAAATGACATTACTGCCACAATATCATTGTTGTGCACATTAATACTGCTTCCTCAAACTAGATGTTATTTCATGTTCTTTATCTTGAATACTGAAGATGCTTATAATGCAATTTTTCCTCAATGTCAGTCACTAAAGACAAATCTAAAACTCAACTTATTACTTGAGCACATTATGTGCCCTTTTTGGCTTTAGAGGATTATCATAACCTGGCTTTTGGGGCACCATTTACTCTCTAGGAGGTAGATTTTCTCATAATTAAGGACAGAGGAACAAACCCTAAGCAGATTACATATTGATTTGAATGCAATGATAACAAGACTGAGAGCTTCTCCACATCAACTGAACTACGTAAATAGGCCAATGGAAATTAAGAATTAAaaagttaagggctggggatatggcctagtggcaagagtgcttgcctcccatacatgaggccctgggttcaattccccagcaccacatatacaaaaaacagccagaagtggcgctgtggctcaagtggcagagtgctagccttgagcaaaaagaagccagggacaatgctcaggccctgagccaagccaggactggccaaaaaaaaaagttaaatttcttTTGAGTTTCTAATTTTTGTTGCCACATTGGTGAAAATCATGTGTAATAAATTCACAGAAAAGGTAGATTTACTATACTCTGTAGATTTTGGATCCGTGGCCACTATGAGAGAATATATGTTTGATTTCTGTTGTGAAATAATGTTTTTTTGAGACTGGATTCTGCTATGTagtcctggctggcctggaacttaagatcttcctgcctcagcctccaagtgctggaattacaagcctgCACCACCATAGCTGAAATCGATTGCTTGGTTTTAAGGCAACTTGTTTATTCAGAAATAGTATAAGGGATTACTTGAGAAATCCCACTTTATCTCTGGAAAAGCTTAGGACCAAAGGGAAATCTCAGTCACCAAATCCTTTTGCACCCTGTCTTCTTTCTCATTGTACTGTTTAACTGGTTTCTCATTTTTTTGAGTAGGTGGTACCAGACTTTGCAGCAACCCATCTGTTGACTGTTTCTGTTAAGGGCTCTGAAGTTtatttatccatccacccactcaacaAATAGTTTTTGAGCTTTTCTTGTGTGCCAGGCCATGCTCTAGGGTCAAGAAGTACAGTAGTATACAAAATGAATAATACTCATAGCTCTCatggaaattttatttctgttctttttcctaAATCAAAAATATTTGGGATTACTGGGACCTAGAAGGTCCTTGAAAACTTTGATTCACTCTCTTGATTCTTCTCTACTATTCTGAGCACCTGGCTATGAGGGCATCTGTAGGCAGCTTTGTGAACACCATTGAAGTTTCCTATTCATGGCTGGCTTAGGCTTAAGATAATGGCTGTAGATAGCCCTTGGCAAATCATTTGTCTTCTTCCATTCACACCATTATTAGGAGCAGATCATGGGGTAAGTAGGGAAGTTGAAGCCTTGACAGGTGCTGTGATCTTTTAGGGTTAAATGTGAGGCAGGAATAGCGGCCAGGTTCCCATCAATCATCACGTGGTACCCACATGAGGGTGACCAGTGCATCCCTCTTATCATCACCGCCATCTTAGTGATGAAGAAATGGGCTCAGAAAAGTAAAGTGTGTGCTTGCTTCATACAATACAAGTAATGAGAAGTTGTTTACAGCCCACTAGAGAGGCATTTAGCCATGATGTTGTGGGAATCACTTAGactgggtttgaatcccagctAAGTTACTCAATCCTATCAGTAGAGTTCAGGCTCTGAATGTGTGGCTCTAGAGGATGTGTATGGAAAGCACTTTGAGAGTAGAGAGAGACTGCAACACCCAGAGAAGGACTGTTCTGGTAGACGGAAGACTAGGAAAGGGAGCTTCCATTCCTGTTGCTAACCTAGGCCACAGCGAGGGAATGTCCCTCCTAAGGGAACATGCTTTCTTACTGAGGCCCTGCCCACTTACCAACTGAGTTGCGCCCCCTGGTGGATGAGGAGGCTCACCGTGCTGCACCCCAGAACCAGCAGTAAGATTTTCCGGCGGCTCATCATCTTGGAGGCCTGTTGTAGACGCTGAAGGATGGGTGgcatggtagagtgcctaccccTGGACCAGCCAGGGCCTCACTATCCAGGACTCGCGTCACCAGCACTCATGGGGGCTCTTGGGGTTCTGGTAACAGGGCCAGTGTTCCGGAGAAGCCTGGTAGGGAAAGGAGGCAGACAGGTTTGCAGTGTGAGGAGGAGATGGGCTCCAGGCCCTTGCAGGATTGCTGCAGAGAAGAGCGTCAAGGAGCCAGGTGAACAGAGACGTCAGGACAGATCAAATTCCTCCACCCCTCCCCGGTATTAAAACCCTATCTCCTCACTGTTCCACATAACCTAGTCTTGGGTGGAATTACAGGGTGTGGTTTGTGGTCAGCCCTTCAGAGTACAGATACTTCAtctctctttgtttgtttgcccatcctggggcatgaactcagggcctgaacactgttcctggcttctttttgctcaaggctagcactctaccacttgagccacagcgccacttctggctttttctatgtatgtggtgctgaggaatcaaaccgggGACTTCATgtaggcaaggcaagcactctaccactctgccacattcccagcccctggatacttCATCTCTTGAACTGTGTCTGTGCCTCTTAGTCTAACCTTAACTTTGTCTCATGGCCATTTGGATCTATCTCTAGTAAGGTGGCCTCAGTGCCACCAGTGGCTCCAGTCACAGAAGTCTCAGCTCAGTGTCTCACCTCCTCCAGGACTCATCTGATTGCTTTGGCCAAGAGATGATACTGGTTCCCCTGAGCCTGAGCTCCTCTGGTCTCAGATCAATACTTCATGCTTACTATGTCATTAAAGACAAACTACTCCCATTAAATCCTCAGTACCACTCTGACATTATTATTCACACTTTGCAGATGATAAACACGAGGCTCAAAGGGGATGTCAAAGTTGTCCATTGTGGCGCAGTGGTAATAGCAGAACTGGGATTCAGACCTACTATTTCTGTCTCCCAGTCTTAGACATCCTGTATGCTGTGTCCACAGAAAACTAGATATTAGTTCTAGCAATTCTACATGCCCCTGAGCTCTGAGCTCTCCTAGCTCAGGTTCCTGCCCTGAGGACCCAGGACTGATAAATCCAGGAGAAAAAGAAGTGCTGAAATCCTGAAACTGTCTAGATTCTATCCCCAGATACCTGAAACCCAGGCTGCCCCATCAGCTGACTTCAGTGCAGGTACCCAGCCAAGGTAATGGGATGGCAGCCTGGGAGATACAAAGCAGGAGCAGGGGATGCCACAGGTGGCTCCTGCTTATTGCCCTGTTGAAAATGTCCTGCAGGAGGCCAGCCTCTATCCCAGGTGAGTGGCAGGCGTAGGAGGTTGGAAAAGGGCCAGGTTTCTGGCTAGTCTCCTTTCCCTGAAAGAATGCCTTGGCTCCAGGACAGTCCAGGCCTTGCCAGTCCAGGTGGAAAGCCAGCTTTAACAGCCATGCCTGCCCCTATGTTAGGATGGGTCTTAGCCCAGTGGCATGTCTAAATTCAGATCCAGCTCAGCTCACGCACACCCCTTTCCAAATGATAGGAGGGCCTAGAGCCTCTtgggtgcatgcatgtgtgtggaaCTACACCTGGTCACGGAAGTAGTGAAGTAATGTGAAAACCCTCTTAACTATCATCTACCCCTGGAGCCCTGTGTTTTCCATTCCTCTTATTCTCACCTGCCTTCCACCCATCCTGGGTTATATTTAAAGATGTTTGGGTGGatcagtgtcttttttttctccaggccCCATCACCTGGTTTCCTCTGCCAGCCTACGGATAGACTAGTCCTCCTGACCTACATCCTCCCTGACTTTTCAGGGGTGGCTGGGGCAGAACAGAGCTTGTTCGATCTCAGGGGGGTGGCTTGCAGGAGGAAGTCAAGATCTTGGCCCTCTAAAGATTTAGGCCTTCTCTTTGTCACCCATCCTGCCCAGAGAACTGGTGACAGGATGGTTTCCCAAGGAGTTAGTGGGAGACCAATCTATCTGAACTTGCTCATAACACCCTATTTTACCTTTGCCAGCCAAGATGGCCAAGTCTGTGGGGGAAACCACATCCTTTTCCATAACCACTCAATAAAGGTAGAGGGGGTGTGCAGTGTCCTTTTATTGCATTCCTGAGACCTTCCTTACTGCCTAATGGCTTAGCTCTGGGGAGCCAGTGGGACTCCAGTCTGAGACCTGCTTGGGGACTGGCCCTCATGAGTGGAAGTCTCCGGACACCAGCCTTCAGAGATGCACACCAGAGACATTGGTCGCTGGCAATGACAGGCTGTTCATCTCCTTCAGACACAGCCTACTTCATTCCTGTGCAGCCCTCACAGTTCTAGAGTTCTTCCCGGGACATTGAGGATCATTCTGTCTTGGGTCTGGGCCTTCTGGCCTTGACTTACCCACCCACTCCCATCCTGTGTTGTGGTTAATGCCACCCTTTCAGAGCACACAACACATTTTTCTCCATGAAAGACCTTCAGGTATTTGAAAGCAAAAACCCTGCCTCCTCTGGGCGGGCACTGGGCCAGGCCATTCCAGGTCAGGAGAGAAGGTGGCACTGGGGCATTAGAAGAGGCCTAACTTCCCAGGGCCAGGCCAAGGCAAGATGTCTCTTTTGGGCTCAGGCATCAGGAGTCAGAAGGGGCTGAGTTTCCCTCTGGCATTAAAACTGAtgtggtgggtgggtgttggTGCTGAACCAGGCTGTAGAACACTGGGCCATGGAAGCTGCCCACAGAGGTTTCAGACCCCCCCTCTAATTTCCCCAGTGTCTTCCCtatgggagggggaagagagagagagagagagagagagagagagagagagagagagagagaggtcctcTCATCATCCCCGGTGTGAGGTCAGGGTGCCAGCTTCATCAGAATACCAGTGCTAATTTTAGTCAGAACAATCTACCTCAGGCTGTTGCCCAGTTTTgcaaattgctttcttttctcctgggAAGCAATGAAGAAATGGTAGATCCAGCCAGAGCTTTAAAACTGTGCTGAACGCACGCCCATTCCCCAAACATCCTCTTCTCCTCTGTCCCCTTTGGGCTCCAGAGCTGTGGCGGATGCACTTAAAGGGGTGCCTGGGTCTGGACCATCCTGACCTGATCTCTCAATGACTTGAAGACTCCATCCTGACTTGGGGGATGGCACTGCCCAGCTAGGAGTAAAAGTGACTTAAAGCCCCCAGAGAAGAAAGGACAAGAGCAGAGGGGTGGTTGGTTAGCACACTCATTGCCCAGGAGATGGAGGATctttccacctccctcccccaccccccagcccgcaCCAGGTCCCCCAGCCTCTTCTCCCTGTCATCCGCCCCCGCCTCCCaattccctccatccttcctaccCCATCAgtgccgccccccctcccccgattCCCTCAATTTCATTCCAATTTCGCCCAGGGATCTGGGTCACTGGGGCCTGGCCACAATATGGAATAAGCCAGGTTGGCCCTCTTTCCAGGCCTTCCACTTGCTGGGTGGGGGTCgagtgccgcccccccccccccagccctggcggCTGGGCCCCCGGGATGGGACGCTCTCCGCTGCCCGGCTCCCCATCTCCCGCCCTGGTGCGGTCCACCGGgtcgccccagccccagcccggcCACTGCAGTACTCACGCTGCCTGCGAGCGCGCGCGCGGGCTCTGCCGGCgaccccgggtggggggggggtgccttctTCTTCCTCGGGCCCCTTGTCCTCAAGTCCGCCCTGGggcagcggggtggggggagccgaGCACCGAGCGCCGGCCACTCGATCACCGCGCTCGGATAGGATCAGGTGGCTGCGTTCGCTCTGCTCGCTCCGCTCCGGCTCCGCTCCCTCCTCTCGGCTCAGCCAGCCCGTCCCCCATCTCTCaccggaggcggggcgggggagggggagaggagaagccgcgggaagggagggaggatgtcCTGGCTGGTGTGCTTGGGGTGAGGGCTCTCTCTAAGGTGGCATCTTTGGTTACGGGCATCTTACCACCGTCACCTTTCCGAAGTGTCTCCCTTGTTCTgtcagaggggaaactgaggctgggaaggTGTCTGTGTACTCTGGGGTTATCAGGCATCTTGGGCCCCAGTGGGACGTCCTTGGGCTGGTGGTGATTGGATTAGACAAAAGCACCTGTATCTTGCAGGctagctccctcctccccttcactTCCCACTTCTATCTACCCAGTCTGGTCCCATCTGGTCCTCTCTACCCCTTCCCCTCCCGCCTGAGACCTCGTCCCCGCTCCCTGTGCCCCGACCACTCCTAATCAAAGCTTTCCGCACACTAGGAGGCTACCCAGGAGGCACCTTGCACCAAAAGCCAGAGAACTCCAGTTCAATCCTGGTCCTGCTATTATGTCCCAAGATCAAAAGGCAACTGAGCCCCGTTGCTTTTAGCTTAGAAAAACGGGCAGCTGTTCCTGAGGCTGCTCTACTTGGGGAAGCTCTGGCTTAGTCCTTAGCTCTACCCCTGGACACTGGGCAGTAGTAACTTCTCAAAGCCTTCTCAGACACCAAGCATTGGATTCTGTGACTTGCTGGAGACTGTTCTCCCCTTTACTCTGGCCCTGGTAAGGTAAGGATCCTGGAGCTGGGCAGTTATCCAAAGCTGGGATCAGGGAGGATGCAAGGATACTTGCTAAGAAGCAACATGGATTCAGTGTCAGGGGAACTGCTTGTTGCCCCAGTTTGGCCCCTTAGGCATGTCagtttctcatttcctcttatcTTTCCTCTCAGTGCAACTAGAGGAGACCACCCTTCCTGTACCCCAGGATTCTTGTGATAAAATCAGATCCCTTTCTGGTCCTACCTACACTATCCTCTCACTTATCAGCTCTGAGTTTATCCTGCATTGAGAGACCctgccctttctttccccttctctctcccccccctgcACACGGGAGCCTCCAGCCTCAGATGACCTGCTCCTGGCTCTCGGGTTACAGAGAGCAAAAAAGAGCCTTCCTTTGGATTACAAATGGTTCTCTGCCTGAGTGGACTGACAGGCTGAAGGGGAGACCACCACTGTTCTTCCTTCTGTGCTGTCCTTTCTAGCTTTGGTTTCCCACATTGGGAGTGACAGCAGGACCCTGGAACTGTGAAGGtgctgggagggggaaggggtttGAGTAGGGATGAAGAGAACTTCCCATCCCTGGCTAGGGTAGGGAAGCCAACCTTTGTAGGTTTAgttctttcctttgtctctgtCAAATCTCACCTTCCCTGCAGCTGGTGTccattctcccccccaccccagttactTCTTCATTGAGGGTAGGTGGTGAAATGGAACTGGCCAGAGAAAAGATTTGAAGGGAGTAGGGGGAAGTCACACCATTTCTCTTGTTTTCCCCTCCCTAACTCAAGGCACACATCCACCAACCTGGGTCACCTCAGAGGTCTTGAcattattttcaagaaaaaacaaagtctgggtgccagtggcttatacctgtaatcttagccactctggaggctgagagctgaggatctgcattttttattttgccagtcctgggccttggactcagggcctgagcactgtccctggcttctttttgctcaaggctagcactctacctcttgagccacagagccacttccagcatttcctGTTTATGTAGGGCTGaggaatccaggacttcatgcatgctaggcaagcactctactactaagccacattcccagtcccaggatctgcagtttgaagccaggtcaggcagggaagtccataatgAGACTTGtattaataaccaaaaagccagaagtggacctgtgactcaagtactagagtgctagtcatgagggaataagctaagggaaagtgcctaggctctgagttcacgctccaacacacatacacaccacacccACATAGATACAAATCCTGTACCTAGTACTgtaggtggatttttttttttgccagtcctgggccttggactcagggcctgagcactgtccctggcttctttttgttcaaggctagcactctgccacttgagccacagcgccacttctggcctttcctatatatggggtactgagggatcgaacccagggcttcatgtatgaggcagcCCTGTAggtggattttaaaaaaaactaatcatTTATTTAGCTCCTCTTGGTACTGTGCGACATAAAAAAGACAAGAGCCTGGCCCCATTGAGGGGTCTGGAAATGTCAAGAAGAttgaaaaagctagacgtggtgaGGCACACTTGGAATCCAAGCACAGGGAGGCTTAGGCAGAAGGATCgccagttggaggccagcttgtGTTCCATAAAcatcttgtcttaaaaaaaaaaaaaaaaaacacccaaaaacccaaaaagatggAAAATTGTATTTGACGAGTAAATTCCTAGAAACGGAAAGGAGGACATTGGAGCCAGCCtagaaagtgggggaaaaaaaaggctttcGTTTCGCCCTTCCCCCAGGTCGGCAGCTGGAGCTCGGCCTGGAGGGTCCGCTCCTTTCCCGGCTCCGATCCCCTTTCAGCCCATTCATCCTGGCCTGGGTCGGGGGTGGGCAGGCAGACAATCAGACACTGTTTTATCGGCGGCATCGGCCCCAACCTCCTGCCTGGCGCCGGCAAACAGCGGCCATCGAGTATTTTCggaccccaccccccgccctcc contains:
- the Gal3st3 gene encoding galactose-3-O-sulfotransferase 3 → MPPILQRLQQASKMMSRRKILLLVLGCSTVSLLIHQGAQLSWYPKLFPLSCPPLRASPPRPKHTTVAFLKTHKTAGTTVQNILFRFAERHNLTVALPHPSCEHQFCYPRNFSAHFVHPATRPPQVLASHLRFDRAELQRLMPPGTVYVTILREPAAMFESLFSYYNQYCPAFRRVPNASLEAFLRAPEAYYRAGEHFAMFAHNTLAYDLGGDNERGPHDAAYLAGLIRQVEEVFSLVMIAEYFDESLVLLRRLLAWDLDDVLYAKLNARAATSRLAAIPAALARAARAWNALDAGLYDHFNATFWRRVARAGRACVEREARELREARQRLLRRCFGDEPVLRPAAQIRTKQLQPWQPSRKVDIMGYDLPGGGAGPATEACLKLAMPEVQYSNYLLRKQKRRGGARPRPEPVPDNPPPRPIRVLHRSPQGP